Proteins encoded by one window of Rutidosis leptorrhynchoides isolate AG116_Rl617_1_P2 chromosome 7, CSIRO_AGI_Rlap_v1, whole genome shotgun sequence:
- the LOC139859695 gene encoding uncharacterized protein, with product MEQGSMDLNTFKTCFMARVQFCPEFVGNDRLLRENFHRLLNPNLREKISLGHVDSFTSLFEVAKGFETSLPKKVDQAPYKRKFEATSVPSKKTKTVTESVGSVKKGGMSLPPPRCYNCGQVGHIARDCTNPTPGSPMCFKCHKEGHCKSECPMLSDAEKKKEAERRLEKAAGPTKSQNYLITAEEAKNSSDVVSGTFIVNSKPVKVMFDSGANNSFIALTSVACVNKTLNSLEHPLKVDIADERFMIASGIYKDCDIEFGSESFKIDLIPITLGEFDIFIGMDWLDRNEADISCHEKYLKVKTPSGGVMIIHGEKQRRLIPVCTYARARRLVTSGCIAFLAHVIDTQKEAQSFSDIPVVSDFEEVFPDELPGVPPERQVEFRIELVPGATPIAKTPYRLAPTEMRELMNQIQELLKKGFIRPSSSPWGAPVFEDEHEKHLRKILETLRAEKLYAKFSKCEFWLRRIQFLGHIVSAAGIQVDPEKISAIEKWECSTTPTEIHSFLGLAGYYRRFIQDFSKIASPLTKLTRKNVKFNWGNEQDSAFHTLKEKLSKAPLLVLPEGVEDMSVYCYASLNGLGDLNNRQRRWLDLLKDYDCESLYHPGKENVVVDALSRKSSPPSI from the exons ATGGAGCAAGGCTCTATGGATCTTAATACATTTAAAACTTGTTTCATGGCGAGAGTTCAGTTTTGTCCCGAATTTGTTGGGAATGATCGTTTATTGAGAGAGAATTTTCATCGATTATTGAATCCAAATTTGCGAGAGAAAATaagtttgggtcatgtagactccttTACGAGTTTGTTTGAGGTGGCGAAGGGTTTTGAAACTAGTTTACCAAAGAAGGTAGATCAAGCTCCCTACAAAAGAAAGTTTGAGGCTACCAGTGTTCCTAGTAAGAAAACTAAAACTGTGACCGAGAGTGTGGGAAGTGTCAAGAAAGGGGGAATGAGTTTACCTCCTCCGAGGTGTTATAATTGTGGCCAAGTGGGTCATATTGCCCGAGACTGTACGAATCCAACTCCAGGGTCACCAATGTGTTTTAAATGTCATAAAGAGGGTCATTGTAAATCCGAGTGTCCTATGTTGTCTGACGCCGAGAAAAAGAAAGAGGCGGAAagaaggctagagaaggcggcggggccCACTAAAAGTCAAAATTATTTAATCACAGCCGAGGAAGCTAAAAATTCCTCAGatgtcgtttcaggtacttttatAGTTAATTCTAAACCGGTGAAAGTGATGTTTGATAGTGGTGCGAACAACTCTTTCATTGCTTTAACCTCTGTGGCTTGTGTGAATAAAACTTTAAATAGTTTAGAGCATCCGTTAAAAGTAGATATAGCGGATGAAAGATTTATGATAGCATCCGGAATCTATAAAGATTGTGATATAGAGTTCGGGTCGGAAagctttaagattgatttgatacccattacttTAGGTGAGTTTGATATTTTCATTGGCATGGATTGGCTTGATCGAAATGAAGCCGATATTTCATGTCATGAGAAATATTTAAAAGTGAAGACTCCTAGTGGGGGAGTTATGATTATTCACGGTGAGAAACAGAGACGACTTATACCCGTGTGTACGTATGCTCGTGCGCGTCGTCTTGTTACTAGTGGGTGCATAGCCTTTTTAGCCCATGTTATTGATACTCAAAAAGAGGCGCAATCCTTTAGTGATATTCCGGTGGTAAGTGATTTTGAAGAAgtatttccggatgaattaccaggTGTTCCACCAGAGAGACAGGTAGAGTTCCGTatagagttggttccgggggctacccctatTGCTAAGACACCTTATCGTTTGGCACCAACCGAGATGCGAGAGTtaatgaatcaaattcaagagctaTTAAAGAAAGGTTTTATTAGACCGAGCAGCTCGccttggggtgctccggtctt TGAAGATGAGCATGAAAAACATTTACGCAAAATTTTGGAGACTTTGCGAGCCGAAAAGCTTTatgcaaagttttcaaagtgtgaattctgGCTTCGAAGGATTCAATTTCTCGGCCATATTGTATCCGCCGCGGGAATTCAAGTAGACCCCGAGAAGATTtcggcgattgaaaagtgggagtGTTCGACTACACCGACGGAAATTCATAGTTTCCTAGGTTTAGCCGGGTACTATCGgaggtttatacaagatttttctaaaattgcttccccGTTGACTAAATTGACTCGCAAAAATGTAAAGTTTAATTGGGGAAATGAGCAAGATTCGGCGTTTCATACTCTAAAAGAAAAGTTAAGTAAGGCTCCATTGTTGGTGTTACCCGAAGGGGTCGAGGATATGTCAGTTTATTGTTACGCTTCCTTAAATGGCCTTGG AGACTTGAATAATCGCCAGCGAAGGTGGTTAGACCttctgaaagattatgattgtgaaagccTTTACCACCCTGGTAAAGAAAACGTGGTGGtggatgccctaagtcgaaagagTAGCCCACCGAGTATCTGA